One part of the Gemmatimonadaceae bacterium genome encodes these proteins:
- a CDS encoding HigA family addiction module antidote protein, with product MAAHQEPTEADCNVTLAPIHPGAHLAEELEAIGMSAAELARQLAVPPNRITRVLKGTRAITGDTALRLGRFFGTSAEFWLNLRNLHDLRVAHRRKGREIHALPTLQGWKASRRGSET from the coding sequence ATAGCCGCGCACCAGGAGCCGACCGAGGCCGACTGCAACGTAACACTCGCACCGATCCACCCCGGAGCGCACCTCGCGGAAGAGCTCGAAGCCATCGGAATGAGTGCTGCCGAGCTCGCGCGTCAGCTCGCCGTTCCCCCCAACCGCATCACCCGCGTTCTCAAGGGAACGCGCGCGATCACAGGAGACACCGCCCTCCGCCTCGGCCGCTTCTTCGGCACCAGCGCCGAGTTCTGGCTCAACCTTCGGAACCTGCACGATCTGCGGGTCGCTCATCGACGCAAGGGCAGGGAGATCCACGCGCTTCCTACGCTGCAAGGCTGGAAGGCATCACGCCGTGGCTCCGAAACCTGA
- a CDS encoding ImmA/IrrE family metallo-endopeptidase, with amino-acid sequence MPRRPGVGANGQERNGRRVAQLFRQARGLLDVRCCNLEAILAEDDIDLETSKVEHPGHAGCLVRTSGSSGIMVPSDQVGGRRRFTIAHELGHFHIPSHKDVNGWCTDSDLRAWEGGPQLLEWEANDFASELLMPARLFGEDVDARAISVASAKDLASAAWYDVSILAAALRMVHTTRQAAALVVSANGRVSWTARSSGFKLYLPGKTDRLHSDTLASAGYRSDEFSDAPLAVPLASWLAHARQMRGELLESTYRIDRLEQVVSLLWHVDGDGEASDG; translated from the coding sequence GTGCCGCGGCGGCCGGGGGTGGGAGCGAACGGTCAGGAACGGAACGGACGGCGCGTCGCGCAGCTCTTCCGGCAGGCGCGCGGCCTCCTGGACGTGCGCTGCTGCAACCTCGAAGCGATCCTGGCCGAGGATGACATCGACCTCGAGACGTCGAAGGTCGAGCATCCGGGGCACGCGGGGTGCCTGGTGCGGACGAGTGGTAGTAGCGGCATCATGGTCCCGAGTGACCAGGTGGGCGGCCGGCGCCGCTTCACCATCGCGCACGAACTCGGGCATTTTCACATCCCGTCGCACAAGGATGTCAACGGCTGGTGCACGGACTCTGACCTCCGCGCGTGGGAGGGTGGCCCTCAGCTGCTCGAATGGGAAGCGAACGACTTTGCGAGCGAGCTGCTCATGCCGGCGCGGCTCTTTGGCGAAGACGTGGACGCGCGCGCGATTTCGGTGGCCTCGGCGAAGGACCTGGCAAGCGCAGCGTGGTACGACGTGTCGATACTCGCAGCGGCGCTGCGCATGGTCCACACCACGCGCCAGGCCGCGGCGCTCGTGGTGAGTGCGAATGGCCGCGTGAGCTGGACGGCTCGATCCAGCGGCTTCAAGCTCTATCTGCCGGGGAAAACAGACCGTTTGCACAGCGACACGCTCGCGTCGGCGGGGTACCGGTCCGACGAGTTCTCGGATGCGCCGTTGGCCGTGCCCCTCGCGTCATGGCTCGCACACGCGCGGCAAATGCGCGGTGAGCTGCTTGAGAGCACGTACCGGATCGACCGGCTGGAGCAGGTTGTTTCGCTACTCTGGCACGTCGATGGTGACGGCGAGGCGAGCGACGGCTGA
- a CDS encoding XRE family transcriptional regulator: MDIGKRIGEIRGQVGLSQSGLARAVGTSQSAISQIEAGERNPSFDMLRQIARALNVSVAHLVGGEVESLTPGELAHFRNYRGLSDEAKKELEDFAAYLRQKQSRKSAK, encoded by the coding sequence ATGGACATTGGCAAGCGAATCGGCGAGATCCGGGGCCAAGTCGGCCTGAGCCAGTCTGGCCTCGCGCGCGCCGTCGGGACGTCGCAGTCGGCGATTTCGCAGATCGAAGCGGGGGAGCGGAACCCGTCCTTCGACATGCTGCGCCAGATCGCCAGGGCGCTCAACGTGTCGGTTGCACACCTCGTCGGCGGCGAAGTCGAGTCGCTCACGCCCGGAGAGCTGGCGCACTTCCGCAACTACCGCGGACTCTCGGACGAGGCGAAGAAGGAACTGGAGGACTTCGCCGCATACCTTCGGCAGAAGCAGAGCCGCAAGAGCGCGAAGTAG
- a CDS encoding DEAD/DEAH box helicase — protein MLNPITYTERVVGDFLRYQLTTYPFADDRLHAQLRRLLSLEETRATPLLKGPYVSLSRSFRRGASVADLVRDGVLHPHLANVSPYPNVYGHQESAIRSIVQGHATLVSTGTGSGKTEAFLYPIISRCLALRDDDAPPGIVAVLVYPMNALAEDQLDRLRALLAGSGVTFGMYIGKTPDRTADVPGERLREGASQADYRRAVERARSGRHAHAVHPPEERVSREEMRTPGKQPRILLTNVKQLELLLTRHKDVELFDRAQLEFIVFDEAHTFGGAAGAETATLIRRLRAYCGKSPAETVCVATSATIADPVRGPHAGREFAARFFGVPDASVTLVGEEYQPDIWAASRVVPPVPARAPGEQLSAALEAVAGVENDGAPPENVEALATLVESMSGASLDRASWQSSLYDLLASNEIAYRAAELLEAPKALSELVGAITEAVGRSVTEEEILSWLALGAVSRKNGRPLLRPVVHAFVRGVAGAVVTFPSTQVEPQLWLSAEDAQEADREALRLPVLSCTTCGQHYFVHHVEDFDFTDRVPGGGTAVEGGRVWRALDAAQGGRRLLLVDRRVIDEDEDAAGGGAGAGGNQPAWGAVLFLCRTCGALHPTARERCDGCGRNSDLVPLTAVRQKVANPGYLTSCVGCGAIGRQRVGVYREPARPVRAVTVSDVHVLAQNMLHHAERRRLLVFADNRQEAAFQAGWMRDHARRYRLRALMFEQLSRSASSVGDLTAHLDDLLERDDDLSRSLVPEVWRVHRKEAEGRRHGEERKRFLRIQVLRELVTSPRQRIGLEPWGRLVVEYSGLTPGLDFITKWAPVLQTSSTELVGGIATLLDIVRRRGVLLDRDGRIFSKFWNDGDPEIQRGYLPLMPGVPKGLKVRRDADDDDGRVEQWLSDRGQTLAMQLVARFGVPQGRAQEFFDELWHLLAADLALLTPITLTGARGKALPRCAGVRQVDADRLRLHANRGAYRCDTCRRTHNRATPHMACPAWRCNGTLFGVAENADDYDLMVLDQNFAMLRAREHSAQIPADDRELIERAFKGEQEVVNTLVCTPTLELGVDIGALDSVLMRNVPPLPANYWQRAGRAGRRHRMAVNVTYARTASHDRAYFNEPLKLLEGLITPPRFNLRNELMVQKHVHAAVLTVLFKLARPGSSMASAARADLEDALGTCFPVQIKQYLFDDAGMVRSTAFDLTPLATAVSVHRAAILAHIGDVFQQGWPAGDIDVVRPERLEATVSGMIDNLGRVIARLSRRLQWALDQMHRLEDARRQRGTLDADEDALMARCDRLVKKLKGVQRRQRREAEGFDDTNTYAVLSAEGFLPGYGLDTGGVVGLHQAPRYGSDLRDWEVRRPLPLALREYVPGNLIYANGHRFFPRFFQLEATAPIAFQVDISREAVVEAGPQGGQGGGLGTSLLAALPICDVDLPHQAHISDDEDHRFQLAVSVFGDEQARHGGGRAFQWGEKDLSLRASVHLRLVNVGAAQLVRTTGVLGYPLCTVCGQSRSPLASSADLNQFTIDHRDRCGRAVANVGFYADVVADALTIRGCSDREEAYSVAEALRHGATEILEMEMEDLQVLPIGRAGSEQVDLLLYDPMPGGSGLLQQMVDRWGEVVGAALAVVDTCPSACERSCVDCLQTFRNAFYHPSLNRHVAADRLRAWGDRLVATHEVPPALPADGGGPQPVNNAEQTLRALLQRAGFATPEAQRAIPLGLPLGTTTPDFFYEDPSGRLDGICIYLDGMSRALHGDPATQRRDREIREELRHRGYEVIEVPVGQLTDREAMVRHFYRMGRIMLGRERAERLRDGSGWFREGGEPL, from the coding sequence ATGCTCAACCCGATCACGTACACCGAGCGCGTAGTCGGCGACTTTCTTCGCTACCAGCTCACCACGTACCCATTTGCCGACGACCGACTGCACGCTCAGCTGCGTCGGCTCCTCAGCCTCGAGGAAACGCGCGCCACTCCGCTGCTCAAGGGGCCCTACGTCAGCCTGAGTCGCTCATTCCGGCGTGGAGCGTCCGTGGCCGACCTGGTGCGCGACGGTGTACTGCACCCGCACCTCGCCAACGTCTCGCCGTACCCGAACGTCTACGGGCACCAGGAGAGCGCGATCCGATCGATCGTGCAGGGGCACGCCACCCTGGTGTCCACCGGTACGGGCTCCGGCAAGACTGAAGCGTTCCTGTACCCCATCATCAGCCGCTGCCTGGCCCTCCGCGACGACGATGCGCCACCGGGCATCGTCGCCGTGCTCGTCTATCCCATGAACGCGCTGGCCGAGGACCAGCTCGACCGCTTGCGGGCGCTGCTCGCGGGAAGTGGCGTCACGTTCGGCATGTACATCGGCAAGACGCCCGATCGCACCGCCGACGTGCCCGGGGAGCGCCTCCGGGAGGGCGCGTCGCAGGCGGACTACCGCCGGGCCGTCGAGCGTGCGCGCTCCGGGCGACATGCCCATGCCGTGCACCCGCCGGAGGAGCGTGTGTCGCGGGAAGAGATGCGCACACCGGGAAAGCAGCCGCGCATCCTGCTCACCAACGTCAAGCAGCTCGAACTGCTCCTCACGCGCCACAAGGACGTTGAGTTGTTCGATCGGGCGCAACTGGAGTTCATCGTATTCGACGAAGCGCACACCTTCGGTGGAGCCGCCGGAGCGGAAACCGCCACGCTCATTCGCCGGCTGCGTGCATACTGCGGCAAGTCGCCTGCGGAAACCGTTTGTGTCGCCACCTCCGCCACCATCGCCGATCCTGTGCGAGGGCCGCACGCCGGGCGCGAGTTTGCCGCCAGGTTCTTCGGCGTGCCCGATGCCTCCGTGACGCTCGTTGGGGAGGAGTATCAGCCTGACATCTGGGCCGCCTCACGAGTCGTTCCACCCGTCCCCGCACGCGCGCCCGGCGAGCAATTGAGCGCCGCGCTTGAAGCCGTCGCGGGCGTGGAGAACGATGGTGCGCCGCCGGAGAACGTCGAGGCGCTCGCCACCCTGGTGGAGTCGATGAGCGGCGCGTCGCTCGATCGCGCGTCCTGGCAATCGAGCCTGTACGACCTGCTCGCGAGCAACGAGATCGCGTACCGGGCGGCCGAGCTGCTCGAGGCGCCCAAGGCTTTGAGTGAGCTGGTCGGCGCCATCACTGAGGCGGTGGGGCGCAGCGTCACCGAAGAGGAGATCCTCTCCTGGCTCGCCCTCGGCGCCGTCTCGCGCAAGAATGGTCGCCCGTTGTTGCGGCCCGTGGTTCATGCCTTCGTTCGTGGCGTCGCTGGCGCCGTGGTGACGTTCCCATCAACTCAGGTCGAACCGCAATTGTGGTTGTCGGCCGAAGACGCGCAGGAGGCAGATCGGGAAGCGCTGCGGCTGCCGGTGCTCAGCTGCACCACGTGCGGGCAGCACTACTTCGTGCATCACGTCGAGGACTTTGACTTCACCGATCGCGTTCCCGGCGGGGGCACGGCCGTGGAGGGCGGCAGAGTCTGGCGTGCCCTCGATGCGGCACAGGGAGGGCGACGACTGCTGCTCGTCGACCGCCGAGTCATCGATGAAGATGAAGATGCTGCTGGGGGCGGCGCGGGCGCCGGGGGAAATCAGCCTGCCTGGGGCGCGGTCCTGTTCCTCTGTCGCACCTGCGGTGCGCTGCATCCAACCGCCAGGGAGCGATGCGACGGTTGTGGTCGGAACAGCGATCTCGTTCCATTGACCGCCGTCAGGCAGAAAGTGGCGAACCCCGGGTACCTGACGTCGTGCGTCGGCTGTGGTGCCATCGGCCGGCAGCGCGTCGGTGTGTACCGCGAACCGGCGCGCCCGGTTCGCGCCGTCACCGTCTCAGACGTGCACGTGCTCGCGCAGAATATGCTCCATCACGCGGAGCGTCGCAGACTTCTCGTGTTTGCCGACAACCGGCAGGAGGCCGCGTTCCAGGCGGGATGGATGCGCGACCACGCCCGGCGGTATCGCTTGCGAGCGCTGATGTTCGAACAGCTGAGCCGCTCGGCGTCGTCCGTCGGCGACCTCACGGCGCACCTCGACGACCTGCTCGAGCGCGATGACGACTTGTCGCGATCGCTTGTGCCCGAGGTGTGGCGGGTGCACCGGAAGGAGGCCGAGGGCAGGCGACATGGCGAGGAGCGCAAGCGATTCCTTCGCATCCAGGTCTTGCGCGAGCTGGTGACAAGTCCGCGGCAGCGCATCGGCCTCGAACCATGGGGCCGCTTGGTGGTCGAATATTCTGGCCTCACGCCCGGGCTGGACTTCATCACGAAGTGGGCCCCCGTGCTCCAGACGTCGTCGACCGAACTTGTTGGTGGCATTGCCACGCTGCTCGACATCGTGCGTCGGCGCGGCGTCCTGCTCGACCGCGATGGCAGGATCTTCTCGAAGTTCTGGAACGACGGCGACCCGGAGATCCAGCGGGGCTACCTGCCCCTCATGCCCGGTGTCCCCAAGGGGCTCAAGGTGCGACGCGACGCCGATGACGACGACGGCCGCGTGGAGCAATGGCTCAGCGACCGAGGGCAGACGCTGGCGATGCAGCTCGTCGCGCGCTTTGGTGTGCCGCAGGGTCGCGCGCAGGAGTTCTTTGACGAGTTGTGGCATCTCCTCGCCGCCGACCTCGCCCTGCTCACGCCGATCACGCTCACGGGCGCGCGTGGCAAGGCGCTTCCGCGATGCGCGGGCGTGCGCCAGGTGGACGCCGACAGGCTCCGGCTGCACGCCAACCGTGGCGCGTATCGCTGCGACACGTGCCGGCGCACGCACAATCGCGCCACACCCCACATGGCGTGTCCGGCCTGGCGCTGCAACGGCACACTGTTTGGCGTCGCCGAAAACGCGGACGACTACGACCTGATGGTGCTGGACCAGAACTTTGCCATGCTGCGTGCACGCGAGCACTCGGCGCAGATTCCCGCCGACGATCGCGAGTTGATCGAGCGCGCGTTCAAGGGCGAGCAGGAGGTCGTGAACACGCTGGTGTGCACGCCGACGCTCGAACTTGGCGTCGACATTGGCGCGCTCGATTCCGTGCTGATGCGCAACGTGCCGCCCCTGCCGGCCAACTATTGGCAGCGGGCCGGGCGAGCGGGCCGGCGTCATCGCATGGCGGTGAACGTCACCTACGCACGCACCGCGAGTCACGATCGCGCTTACTTCAACGAACCCCTCAAGCTCCTCGAAGGCCTGATCACTCCGCCGCGCTTCAACCTGCGCAACGAGCTCATGGTGCAGAAGCACGTGCATGCCGCCGTGCTCACGGTACTGTTCAAGCTGGCGCGTCCGGGCAGCTCCATGGCGAGTGCTGCACGTGCGGACCTGGAGGACGCGCTCGGTACGTGCTTCCCCGTGCAGATCAAGCAGTACCTGTTCGACGACGCGGGCATGGTGCGCTCGACCGCGTTCGATCTCACCCCGCTCGCCACGGCCGTGTCGGTACATCGCGCGGCCATCCTCGCGCACATCGGGGACGTGTTCCAGCAGGGATGGCCCGCGGGCGACATCGACGTGGTGCGCCCCGAACGGCTCGAGGCGACGGTGTCCGGAATGATCGACAACCTCGGGCGCGTCATCGCCCGGCTGTCGCGTCGCCTTCAGTGGGCGCTCGACCAGATGCACCGTCTCGAAGACGCGCGCCGGCAGCGGGGCACCCTCGACGCCGACGAAGACGCGCTGATGGCCCGCTGCGATCGGCTGGTCAAGAAGCTCAAGGGCGTCCAGCGCCGGCAGCGACGCGAGGCCGAGGGTTTCGACGACACCAACACGTACGCCGTGCTCTCTGCCGAAGGCTTTTTGCCCGGCTACGGACTCGACACCGGCGGAGTCGTGGGACTGCACCAGGCCCCGCGCTACGGGAGCGACCTGCGAGACTGGGAAGTGCGGCGCCCGCTCCCGCTCGCGCTGCGGGAGTACGTGCCTGGAAACCTGATCTACGCGAACGGCCATCGGTTCTTCCCGCGGTTCTTTCAGCTCGAAGCCACGGCACCGATCGCCTTTCAGGTCGATATCTCCCGCGAAGCCGTGGTCGAGGCAGGTCCGCAGGGGGGCCAGGGTGGTGGACTCGGGACGTCGCTTCTTGCCGCGCTGCCGATCTGTGACGTGGACCTGCCGCACCAGGCACACATCAGCGACGACGAGGACCATCGCTTTCAGCTCGCCGTGTCGGTGTTCGGCGATGAACAGGCGCGCCACGGCGGAGGTCGCGCCTTTCAGTGGGGCGAGAAGGACCTGTCCCTGCGCGCGTCGGTACATCTCCGTCTGGTCAACGTGGGCGCTGCCCAGCTGGTGAGGACCACAGGCGTCCTTGGCTACCCGCTGTGTACGGTCTGTGGGCAGAGCCGGTCGCCACTCGCTTCATCCGCTGACCTGAACCAGTTCACCATCGACCACCGCGACCGGTGCGGACGCGCCGTGGCGAACGTCGGGTTCTATGCGGACGTGGTTGCCGACGCGCTCACCATCCGTGGGTGCAGCGATCGTGAGGAGGCCTACAGCGTCGCAGAGGCCCTTCGACACGGCGCCACCGAGATCCTCGAGATGGAGATGGAGGACCTCCAGGTTCTGCCAATCGGCCGCGCCGGCTCGGAACAGGTGGACCTGCTGCTCTACGACCCAATGCCCGGAGGTTCAGGGCTCCTGCAGCAGATGGTCGATCGCTGGGGCGAGGTCGTTGGCGCGGCCCTCGCCGTCGTGGACACGTGCCCCTCGGCGTGTGAGCGTTCGTGCGTCGATTGCCTCCAGACGTTCCGGAACGCCTTCTACCACCCGTCGCTCAATCGGCACGTGGCGGCGGACCGGCTTCGCGCCTGGGGCGACAGGCTCGTTGCCACGCACGAAGTGCCGCCCGCACTGCCTGCTGATGGGGGCGGCCCACAGCCGGTGAACAACGCCGAACAAACGCTTCGTGCGCTGCTCCAGCGCGCAGGATTCGCGACACCCGAGGCACAGCGCGCGATTCCCCTCGGGCTGCCGTTGGGTACGACGACGCCCGACTTCTTCTATGAGGATCCGTCCGGGCGCCTCGACGGCATCTGCATCTACCTCGATGGCATGAGTCGCGCCCTGCACGGCGATCCGGCGACTCAGCGCCGGGATCGCGAGATTCGGGAAGAGCTGAGGCACCGCGGCTATGAAGTGATCGAAGTCCCAGTCGGGCAACTGACCGATCGTGAAGCGATGGTCCGACATTTCTACCGCATGGGAAGAATCATGTTGGGTCGGGAGCGTGCGGAGCGCCTGCGCGACGGCTCGGGGTGGTTCCGGGAGGGAGGTGAGCCCCTGTAG
- a CDS encoding DNA helicase, whose protein sequence is MLATVRNRRGIVTAVEPYDAPGEGRLHLVRVEYSGSEGSAEDTVLWERERHASLLEPTALPRVADEPAMPPADFDALVRACRWSAVTPFPGPGASAPIAAPVFGAVQVEDFQLVPVLHALRMPRVSLLLADDVGLGKTIEAGLVLTELLLRRRVRRVLILSPASLRHQWHQEMRDKFSLGFDVVDRDETHKLQKRLGLDANPWRTFPRIITSYHYLKQADVLERFTSACRQPEGSALLPWDLLIVDEAHNLTPSNFGHDSDLCEMLRLISPWFEHKLFLTATPHNGHTRSFSGLLELLDPVRFTQKPEFTPEERKRVEDVVIRRLKREINESDEKAGKPARFAQRFVEPVPLFFGAREQQLASAFGEFRRAVRARAAAAKRAEQVAGTFALEVLNKRLLSCPTTFADSWFRFKEGLADAEAAHPSEMGAAMRASEEDLADDGEKTGRGRHASRTAGAWLKPMAGDLVEQITAIDDALAALGLRGDAADVPPGEDERWDRLVALVRHRLRQGSKWHPDERLIVFTEYKTTLDTLLRRLRQEFKDDGRAILALFGGDDCDREAITAAFNDTDDPVRVLVATDAASEGMNLQETARLLLHYDVPWNPARLEQRNGRLDRHGQARDVTIFHFTSNDDADLSFLGHVVGKVNAIREDLGAMGEVFDAAFQRRFTDQLDTSSVTVALDADVDRRRGRTRVPRLAEAGEDESERLQEFCREIDLSPDSLRQTLDVALGINFGSPRLDGPDARGCFRLRHPLPPQWTDIIDDAVRISPTARVSGALAALAFDPKVFVKDLAGRPVFRPAKDTRLLHLGHPLFRHALAMFARARFPGGHQGTTVSRWTARTGAMPDGADAVLLLTVEELAINELREPFHHWVRTIRLPVKNGVIGEPLPPIAPADDRPLDTDDTHLAAQASDLWLDVGPELPAVLERLSADLTTRMRRDVTEAAKAALSTEKERFRHRLKEVERAMQETTLARLEREREALLADLRQGALFPEIARQQEQELANLEDELHRRRTHYQELLAQLKREQARVLEQLLPRRFALRGAAQVFPVAIEIRFPAAPATR, encoded by the coding sequence ATGCTGGCGACGGTCCGCAACCGACGCGGCATTGTCACCGCCGTTGAACCGTACGACGCACCAGGCGAAGGCCGGTTGCACCTCGTACGCGTCGAGTACTCGGGCAGCGAGGGAAGCGCCGAGGACACCGTGCTCTGGGAGCGTGAACGTCATGCGTCGCTCCTCGAACCGACGGCCCTCCCACGTGTGGCCGATGAACCCGCGATGCCACCGGCGGACTTCGACGCTTTGGTGCGCGCCTGCCGCTGGTCCGCCGTCACACCGTTCCCAGGGCCCGGCGCCAGCGCACCCATCGCCGCTCCCGTCTTTGGCGCCGTGCAGGTCGAGGACTTTCAGCTCGTCCCCGTCCTCCACGCGCTGCGCATGCCGCGCGTCTCCCTGCTCCTGGCCGATGACGTCGGACTCGGCAAGACGATCGAGGCGGGCCTCGTCCTCACCGAGCTGCTCCTGCGGCGCCGCGTGCGGCGCGTGCTCATCCTCTCTCCAGCGTCGCTACGACACCAATGGCACCAGGAGATGCGAGACAAGTTCTCCCTGGGCTTCGATGTGGTCGATCGCGACGAGACGCACAAACTGCAGAAGCGCCTCGGGCTCGATGCCAACCCGTGGCGAACCTTCCCGCGCATCATCACGTCCTACCACTACCTCAAGCAGGCGGACGTACTCGAACGCTTCACGTCGGCGTGCCGCCAGCCCGAGGGATCGGCACTCCTGCCGTGGGATCTCCTCATCGTCGATGAGGCGCACAACCTCACGCCGTCCAACTTCGGACATGACAGCGACCTGTGCGAGATGTTGCGGCTCATCAGTCCCTGGTTCGAGCACAAGCTCTTCCTGACCGCCACACCGCACAACGGGCACACGCGCTCCTTCTCCGGGCTTCTCGAGTTGCTCGACCCCGTGCGTTTCACCCAGAAGCCCGAGTTCACACCGGAAGAACGCAAGCGCGTCGAAGACGTGGTGATCCGACGGCTCAAGCGCGAGATCAACGAGAGTGACGAAAAGGCAGGTAAGCCCGCACGCTTTGCGCAGCGCTTCGTTGAACCGGTGCCGCTCTTCTTCGGCGCGCGTGAGCAGCAGCTGGCCAGCGCGTTTGGCGAGTTTCGCCGGGCCGTGCGCGCGCGTGCGGCCGCAGCTAAACGCGCCGAGCAGGTTGCGGGGACGTTTGCTCTCGAAGTGCTCAACAAGCGGCTGCTTTCCTGCCCCACCACCTTCGCCGACTCCTGGTTCCGGTTCAAGGAGGGCCTTGCCGACGCCGAAGCCGCGCACCCGTCGGAGATGGGCGCGGCGATGCGTGCCAGCGAGGAAGACCTTGCTGACGACGGCGAGAAGACCGGCCGCGGACGGCACGCGAGCCGCACGGCGGGCGCGTGGCTCAAGCCCATGGCCGGCGATCTCGTTGAGCAGATCACCGCCATCGACGACGCACTCGCCGCGTTAGGCCTGCGTGGCGATGCCGCCGACGTGCCCCCCGGCGAGGACGAACGCTGGGATCGCCTCGTCGCGCTGGTCAGACATCGCCTGCGCCAGGGCTCGAAATGGCACCCCGACGAGCGCCTCATCGTCTTCACCGAGTACAAGACGACGCTCGATACCCTGCTGCGGCGCCTCAGGCAGGAGTTCAAGGACGATGGTCGCGCGATCCTCGCCCTCTTTGGCGGCGACGACTGCGACCGCGAGGCCATCACCGCGGCGTTCAACGACACCGACGACCCCGTCCGCGTCCTCGTGGCCACCGACGCCGCCTCGGAAGGCATGAACCTGCAGGAGACCGCACGCCTGCTGCTGCACTACGACGTGCCCTGGAACCCCGCGCGCCTCGAACAACGCAACGGCCGTCTCGACCGCCATGGGCAGGCGCGCGACGTCACCATCTTCCACTTCACCAGCAACGACGACGCCGACCTGAGCTTCCTCGGTCACGTGGTGGGCAAGGTCAACGCCATTCGCGAGGACCTGGGCGCCATGGGTGAAGTGTTCGACGCCGCCTTTCAGCGCCGCTTCACCGACCAGCTCGATACCTCGTCGGTCACCGTTGCGCTGGATGCCGATGTCGACCGACGAAGAGGCCGCACCCGCGTTCCGCGCCTCGCCGAAGCCGGCGAAGACGAATCGGAGAGACTACAGGAGTTCTGCCGCGAAATCGACCTCTCGCCCGATTCCCTCCGGCAGACCCTCGACGTCGCTCTCGGCATCAACTTCGGCAGCCCGCGGCTCGACGGCCCGGACGCACGCGGATGCTTTCGTCTCAGGCACCCGCTGCCGCCGCAATGGACCGACATCATCGACGACGCGGTTCGCATCAGTCCCACCGCACGCGTCTCCGGTGCCCTCGCCGCGCTCGCGTTCGATCCAAAGGTCTTCGTAAAGGATCTCGCGGGCAGGCCCGTCTTCAGGCCGGCCAAAGACACGCGACTGCTGCACCTCGGCCACCCGCTCTTTCGCCACGCGCTCGCCATGTTCGCCCGGGCTCGATTCCCGGGAGGACACCAGGGAACCACGGTCAGCCGATGGACCGCCCGCACCGGTGCGATGCCCGACGGCGCAGACGCCGTGCTGCTCCTCACCGTGGAAGAACTCGCGATCAACGAACTGCGCGAGCCGTTTCACCATTGGGTGCGCACGATCCGCCTGCCCGTAAAGAACGGCGTGATCGGCGAGCCGCTGCCACCCATCGCTCCGGCCGATGACCGTCCGCTCGACACCGACGACACGCACCTCGCCGCACAAGCCTCCGACCTCTGGCTCGACGTCGGGCCTGAACTCCCCGCTGTCCTCGAGCGCCTGTCGGCAGACCTGACCACTCGTATGCGCCGAGACGTGACCGAGGCGGCCAAGGCTGCCCTGTCCACCGAAAAGGAGCGCTTCAGGCATCGCCTCAAGGAAGTGGAGCGCGCCATGCAGGAGACGACCCTTGCCCGGCTCGAACGAGAACGCGAGGCTCTGCTGGCCGACCTGCGCCAGGGTGCCCTGTTCCCCGAAATAGCGCGACAACAGGAACAGGAGCTGGCCAACCTCGAAGACGAACTGCATCGCCGGCGTACGCACTACCAGGAATTGCTCGCGCAACTCAAGCGGGAACAGGCGCGCGTGCTGGAGCAACTGCTTCCCCGGCGCTTTGCCCTGCGCGGTGCCGCGCAGGTGTTCCCCGTCGCCATCGAGATCCGCTTCCCCGCGGCTCCTGCCACACGATGA